The following are encoded together in the Streptomyces sp. NBC_00358 genome:
- a CDS encoding SMI1/KNR4 family protein — MTDITAFDWRSFLLKWSGEWADSLEDGESRGDDDEVARQARWLGFPPASEERIAAMEERLGLRMPPSYREFLKVSDGWRHAGGFVWLLAGTEDARWHNNESGLADMCEEELDEDSGPEEWREADLWRRGLQLDVESDITHVLLDPEDMDEDGEWAVYTWASWRAAPPERFANFLEFMREMHREFHRLRARPGDGEAGFANDTTRQLDTLVEEARLEALGGGWEQAGQALDEAKEYGRPRAAGLGDQIRRLLGQTSMVYFEGLVTDPRYAPELLPSLVAEQAAHSYWAESTLPFHLRGADDNTLSLAHSTLDQVRSGTYRYTAAGPFGEAVERAREMARWGDTDAAWRTLMDALPLWEPLGPDHLAPLGWVADPLLGPLLTPERGRELLSTPRGGQAGEAPRPAAGLDPGDLAWLAEPEPGDDRASFRFVLVEGVEPEQLPGRLTDGDDTVLEEPLTFWEAYRRSRHSQEQFSSYDDRALMAVGRAGPGWSFAFDGDPAPFDQRRFVSPAVAASEGTRAVVVWSGLTTRHGKPFFHLSVARDGVEQYGFTYTDEGIRQSGEIPRALDPSRYFDALEDGAEAERSLLEALTREFGVRLPRHAIRNGQLHTLTTRSWTRPPGDGEAYMVVRVTPGDARPADGRRTEEDGPGS; from the coding sequence ATGACGGACATCACGGCATTCGACTGGCGGTCCTTCCTGCTCAAGTGGAGCGGGGAGTGGGCGGATTCACTTGAGGACGGCGAGAGCCGGGGAGATGACGACGAGGTCGCGCGGCAAGCGCGATGGCTGGGCTTCCCGCCCGCCTCAGAGGAACGGATCGCGGCCATGGAGGAGCGCCTCGGCCTGCGGATGCCGCCGTCGTACCGGGAGTTCCTCAAGGTCAGCGACGGGTGGCGGCACGCCGGCGGGTTCGTCTGGCTTCTCGCGGGGACCGAGGACGCTCGCTGGCACAACAACGAGTCGGGTCTGGCGGACATGTGCGAGGAGGAGCTGGACGAGGACTCCGGGCCCGAGGAGTGGCGGGAGGCCGACCTGTGGCGACGAGGGTTGCAGCTCGACGTCGAGTCCGACATCACCCATGTCCTCCTGGATCCCGAGGACATGGACGAGGACGGCGAGTGGGCCGTGTACACGTGGGCGAGTTGGCGGGCCGCGCCGCCCGAGCGGTTCGCGAACTTCCTTGAGTTCATGCGGGAGATGCACCGGGAGTTCCACAGACTTCGGGCGCGGCCGGGCGACGGAGAGGCCGGGTTCGCCAACGACACGACGCGACAGCTGGACACCTTGGTGGAAGAAGCCCGGCTGGAGGCGCTGGGCGGCGGCTGGGAACAGGCCGGGCAGGCGCTGGACGAGGCCAAGGAGTACGGCAGGCCGCGCGCCGCCGGGCTGGGCGACCAGATACGCCGTCTTCTCGGGCAGACCTCCATGGTGTACTTCGAGGGCCTGGTGACGGACCCTCGGTACGCTCCCGAGCTGCTGCCGTCGCTGGTCGCCGAGCAAGCGGCGCACTCGTACTGGGCCGAGTCCACGCTGCCGTTCCATTTGCGGGGCGCCGACGACAACACGCTGTCGCTGGCTCACTCGACGCTGGACCAGGTGAGGAGCGGCACGTACCGGTACACGGCGGCCGGACCGTTCGGGGAGGCGGTCGAACGCGCACGGGAGATGGCGCGGTGGGGAGACACCGACGCGGCATGGCGGACGCTGATGGACGCTCTGCCGTTGTGGGAGCCGCTGGGGCCGGACCATCTGGCACCGCTGGGGTGGGTGGCCGACCCCCTGCTCGGGCCGCTGCTGACCCCGGAGCGGGGCCGGGAGCTGCTGTCCACGCCGAGGGGCGGCCAGGCGGGTGAGGCACCGAGGCCGGCTGCCGGGCTCGACCCGGGCGACTTGGCCTGGCTCGCGGAACCGGAACCGGGCGACGACCGAGCGTCCTTCCGGTTCGTCCTGGTGGAGGGGGTGGAGCCTGAACAGTTGCCCGGACGTCTCACGGACGGGGACGACACCGTTCTGGAAGAGCCCTTGACCTTCTGGGAGGCGTACCGCAGGTCGCGGCACAGCCAGGAGCAATTCTCGTCCTACGACGACAGGGCTCTCATGGCGGTCGGCCGGGCGGGCCCGGGTTGGAGCTTCGCTTTCGACGGCGATCCCGCCCCGTTCGACCAGCGACGGTTCGTGTCCCCGGCCGTGGCCGCCAGCGAGGGCACACGCGCTGTGGTGGTGTGGAGCGGTCTGACGACGCGACACGGGAAGCCGTTCTTCCACCTTTCGGTGGCGCGAGACGGCGTCGAGCAGTACGGATTCACGTACACCGACGAAGGGATCCGGCAGAGCGGGGAGATACCGCGGGCACTGGATCCGAGCCGGTACTTCGATGCCCTGGAGGACGGTGCCGAGGCGGAAAGGTCGTTGCTGGAAGCGCTGACCAGGGAGTTCGGTGTTCGTCTGCCACGTCACGCGATCCGGAACGGGCAGCTTCACACGCTCACCACCCGTTCCTGGACGCGGCCGCCGGGGGACGGCGAGGCGTACATGGTGGTCCGGGTGACTCCGGGAGACGCGCGCCCGGCGGACGGCCGACGGACGGAGGAGGACGGGCCGGGGAGTTGA
- a CDS encoding histidine phosphatase family protein, translating to MGELILIRHGQTEWSLSGRHAGRTDVPLTEAGEAAAESLAPRLAERDLVAVFSSPLSRAVRTAELAGLTGVRADPDLVEWDYGGYEGLTAAQIRETRPGWELWRDGVVPGDSAHPGERLRQVAARTDAVLERVRPLLDEGDVAVVAHGHLARVLTVRWLGLDASAARLLGHPHPGTLGFLATEEEQPFIAAWNVP from the coding sequence ATGGGTGAACTCATATTGATCAGGCACGGCCAGACCGAGTGGAGTCTGTCGGGCCGGCACGCCGGCCGCACCGATGTTCCGCTGACCGAGGCAGGCGAGGCCGCGGCCGAATCGCTCGCCCCGAGGCTTGCCGAACGCGATCTGGTCGCCGTGTTCAGCAGCCCGCTGAGCCGTGCCGTGCGGACCGCCGAGCTGGCGGGTCTGACCGGCGTACGGGCCGATCCCGACCTGGTGGAGTGGGACTACGGCGGCTACGAGGGCCTGACCGCGGCGCAGATCCGGGAGACGAGGCCCGGCTGGGAACTGTGGCGGGACGGTGTCGTTCCCGGCGACTCGGCCCACCCGGGCGAGCGGCTCCGGCAGGTGGCAGCGCGAACGGACGCGGTACTGGAGCGCGTCCGGCCGCTGTTGGACGAGGGCGACGTCGCCGTTGTCGCCCACGGTCATCTGGCACGCGTGCTCACCGTGCGCTGGCTCGGGCTCGACGCGTCCGCCGCCCGGCTGCTCGGCCACCCGCATCCGGGCACTCTCGGCTTCCTGGCCACCGAGGAGGAGCAGCCCTTCATCGCCGCCTGGAACGTCCCGTAG